One window of Hoplias malabaricus isolate fHopMal1 chromosome 16, fHopMal1.hap1, whole genome shotgun sequence genomic DNA carries:
- the vipb gene encoding vasoactive intestinal peptide b translates to MKVMASVSIPQIILVAICCMFCCRSTALPAITTYSAMSRAGALNGDGDPQWPSDPSADVEMYKLLYEIANTVERPPRHADGLFTSGYSKLLGQLSAKDYLDSLLAKRVSDELGSDQLRMKRHSDAVFTDNYSRFRKQMAAKKYLDAVLAGKRSPEDALSLPNQSKSSESSLQQSYEDPVDQILQQFPLV, encoded by the exons ATGAAAGTCATGGCATCAGTCAGCATTCCTCAGATCATTTTAGTGGCTATTTGCTGCATGTTCTGCTGCAGATCTACAGCTCTTCCAGCCATCACCACTTACTCCGCGATGAG CAGGGCCGGAGCCCTGAACGGAGATGGAGACCCCCAGTGGCCCAGTGACCCCTCTGCAGATGTGGAGATGTACAAACTCCTGTACGAAATCGCCAACACAGTGGAGAG ACCGCCCCGACACGCAGATGGACTATTCACAAGCGGCTACAGCAAACTGCTCGGACAGCTCTCTGCCAAAGATTACCTCGACTCTTTACTAGCGAAGCGTGTCAG TGATGAGCTGGGGTCAGATCAGCTGAGGATGAAGCGCCACTCGGACGCCGTTTTCACTGATAACTACAGCCGCTTCCGCAAACAGATGGCAGCCAAGAAATACCTCGATGCCGTTTTAGCAGGAAAGAGGAG CCCAGAAGATGCTCTAAGCTTGCCTAACCAGTCCAAAAGCTCCGAAAGCTCCTTACAGCAGAGCTACGAGGACCCTGTTGACCAGATCCTCCAGCAGTTCCCGCTAGTATGA